In Bos taurus isolate L1 Dominette 01449 registration number 42190680 breed Hereford chromosome 10, ARS-UCD2.0, whole genome shotgun sequence, the genomic window taattaaaaattgaacAAGCAGAAGGTGTAGTGAAGTCCCTCCAGACTTGGTGCTGTGCTGTGGAGCACAGACATGAATCTGTAAACCCTGAAGTGAAGTGCTGCTGTATGGAGACCCCTGGGGAAGCTTCAGTCACCAGGTCTGACCAGGAGGCAAAACCTTCAACTGAGGATTTGACAGGTAAGAAGGAAGGAGAATATATTAAACTCAAGGTCACTGGACAAGAGAGCAGTGAGATTCACTTCCaagtgaaaatgatgacacaTTTCAAGAAACTCAAAGAATCACACTGTCAAAGACAAGGAGCTCCTGTGAATTCACCCAGGTTTCTCTTTGAAGGTCAGGATAATCACACTCCAAAAGAACTGGGAATGGAGGAAGAAGATGTGATTAAAGTTTTTCAGGAACAAAGAGGGTCATTCAAcagtttacattcttttttttttttcttttccttaatcctttaaaaaaaattaaaaaaaaaaaatagctcttcTGTAACGTGGCGTTCAAAACAGAATTGAAAGCTGATACCCCATCTCTTTAAAAGACGCTGTGATTTGGATTCCTGTGCCCATGATTCACTATCGTCTGTTTCCTTGTGCTGAATTTTGGTGATCCAACCTCAGCCCTTGTCGTATTGccctctgttttaaaaataacatgggTGCACAAAGAGGCCACCTTTTCCAGGACTGCATATTTGCAGGCTTGTGATAAATAAGATCCATTAATGTCAGTGGTTCTAATGACTTTCCAGTTCTTAGGCATATGATCACTTCACTCCTGGAGTAGGATTTTCAGTGGGAGATGGAAGTTTTTCAGAGAACTGAACTATGAAGAATGATCTTTCCTTAGCTTGaagctaattttaaaatctgaggGTCAGGACCAAAAGAAGAGGAGTATCAGGTTGGCGTCACGGTGACAGAGGTGGTGAGAACAATGGTTAACTCCAAATACGGCTTCACGGAAGAGACAGCGTTTTACGACCAAAGAAAACCTTATTAGAAGATCCCAGGAAAGTTCTAGTTTTCATTAGGAGTTAAAGTAATTCACGTAGACGTGATTACAACAGAACACTGCTCTTTTTGCTACTTTCTGGCCTGGGAGAGTGGTTTTAAACGGACACTGTCTGTATTAgcttcattaaaataaacaaaatatttgcttaaaaaaaaacttgaataagTAAAGGTAAAAATGGGGGAGGATCCTTTTCTACAAGTTGTAGCAAGTATTTTGTACTTGTTAAAATTTTgatatagacttccctggtggctcaaacagtaaaacgtctgcctacaattgtgatgatttttgtttaatttatgaATCTTATAAATGCATAGATACTTCAGTTGATTTTCATGTCAACAGAAATATATTGATAATTATTAAGGTTAAACCATGAAGGAACttctattttatgattttatata contains:
- the LOC132346316 gene encoding small ubiquitin-related modifier 1, with protein sequence METPGEASVTRSDQEAKPSTEDLTGKKEGEYIKLKVTGQESSEIHFQVKMMTHFKKLKESHCQRQGAPVNSPRFLFEGQDNHTPKELGMEEEDVIKVFQEQRGSFNSLHSFFFFFSLKKPQENRARLAAEY